One stretch of Cololabis saira isolate AMF1-May2022 chromosome 15, fColSai1.1, whole genome shotgun sequence DNA includes these proteins:
- the col9a2 gene encoding collagen alpha-2(IX) chain → MAALSTSLKTWVILQTLCLALAQVRGPPGPQGQPGLPGPSGTPGSDGIDGEKGAPGPPGPLGQKGEPGEPGPDGPPGENGIDGLIGAKGDRGAIGSPGPKGQLGPSGEPGPPGPGLPGLAGALGPIGLPGEIGQTGPKGILGSPGPPGLPGPSGKPGPPGKFIGGEEGSADLQCPLNCPAGLKGPQGLHGVKGHKGRAGVLGDPGSIGKLGGKGEVGISGEQGIPGPPGPMGLRGYPGMMGPKGEAGPRGYKGISGPVGIPGPPGEEGPRGPPGEAGDKGDKGNQGIRGPQGGVGKKGENGLPGIDGKDGTPGTPGIKGGPGQAGMPGASGPQGTAGLPGSPGPKGGSGRKGEPGPRGHAGMSGASGPQGEPGIPGEPGMQGVPGPKGDRGQRGATGPQGVVGKSGNKGERGPIGVPGAQGLTGTKGDQGFQGKVGPKGDIGDPGVEGLAGEKGEKGISGEPGPKGQQGIRGDTGHNGPTGDPGKPGDLGPPGLSGPRGLNGERGVPGMPGIQGSTGRDASDQHIIEVVLKMLQERLAAVAVSANRAVLGGAGVMGPPGPPGPPGSTGPQGPHGLPGARGIPGMFGASGQIGNTGLKGKRGAKGQRGDPGKPHPGPPGVPGIQGPPGIDGVARDGRPGERGPQGSAGEAGHPGKAGPSGLPGFCEAAMCLAASAYTSPRLQEAGTIKGPNV, encoded by the exons ATGGCTGCTCTCTCAACCTCGCTGAAGACCTGGGTTATCCTACAGACGCTGTGCCTGGCTCTGGCCCAAGTG AGGGGTCCGCCTGGACCTCAGGGCCAGCCAGGCCTCCCAGGCCCCTCTGGCACTCCCGGATCCGATGGCATCGAT GGAGAGAAGGGagcccctggaccccctgggcCACTT GGACAAAAGGGAGAGCCGGGAGAGCCGGGTCCAGACGGGCCGCCGGGGGAGAACGGCATCGAT GGTTTGATCGGAGCAAAGGGTGATCGAGGTGCAATCGGGAGCCCTGGCCCGAAG GGGCAACTAGGTCCAAGCGGTGAGCCAGGACCTCCA GGACCTGGCCTTCCCGGCCTGGCT GGAGCTCTGGGGCCAATTGGTCTCCCTGGTGAAATTGGACAAACTGGACCAAAG GGTATACTGGGATCGCCCGGACCTCCAGGACTCCCTGGACCTTCCGGGAAGCCA GGCCCTCCAGGCAAGTTCATTGGTGGTGAGGAGGGCAGTGCAGACCTCCAG TGTCCTCTCAACTGCCCCGCTGGACTAAAAGGCCCCCAGGGACTCCATGGTGTCAAG GGACACAAGGGGCGTGCAGGTGTTCTCGGAGACCCTGGCAGCATTGGAAAACTG GGTGGCAAGGGAGAAGTCGGCATCTCTGGGGAACAGGGTATCCCAGGACCACCG GGTCCAATGGGTCTGAGGGGTTATCCAGGAATGATGGGTCCCAAAGGAGAAGCT GGCCCTCGTGGATACAAGGGCATCAGTGGGCCGGTGGGAATCCCCGGGCCTCCC GGTGAGGAGGGACCTCGGGGACCACCTGGAGAGGCAGGAGACAAGGGAGACAAA GGCAATCAAGGCATCCGGGGCCCACAAGGTGGAGTCGGCAAAAAGGGAGAGAAT GGTCTGCCGGGTATTGATGGAAAAGATGGCACACCTGGTACTCCAGGAATTAAG GGTGGTCCTGGACAGGCAGGAATGCCTGGTGCTTCTGGTCCACAGGGAACAGCG GGATTACCAGGCTCTCCTGGGCCAAAGGGAGGATCTGGACGTAAG GGGGAACCTGGTCCTAGGGGCCATGCTGGCATGTCTGGTGCTTCTGGACCTCAG GGTGAGCCTGGCATTCCTGGTGAGCCTGGTATGCAAGGAGTCCCTGGACCTAAG GGTGACAGGGGCCAGCGGGGGGCCACGGGGCCACAGGGTGTGGTCGGAAAATCG GGAAACAAAGGAGAAAGAGGCCCCATTGGTGTCCCAGGTGCACAGGGTCTTACTGGAACTAAGGGAGACCAg GGCTTTCAAGGCAAAGTTGGTCCAAAGGGAGACATC gGCGACCCAGGCGTCGAGGGATTGGCTGGCGAGAAAGGTGAAAAG GGTATATCTGGTGAACCTGGGCCCAAAGGACAG CAAGGAATCCGGGGAGACACTGGACACAATGGACCCACAGGAGACCCCGGTAAACCCGGGGACCTGGGGCCGCCCGGACTGTCTGGTCCAAGGGGACTTAACGGGGAGCGCGGAGTACCGGGCATGCCGGGCATCCAGGGATCAACC GGACGCGATGCATCCGACCAGCATATCATTGAAGTGGTACTCAAAATGTTGCAAG AGAGGCTGGCAGCCGTAGCGGTGAGCGCCAACAGGGCCGTGCTCGGTGGGGCCGGAGTCATGGGACCTCCGGGGCCCCCTGGTCCCCCAGGGTCAACTGGACCCCAGGGGCCACATGGCTTACCTGGGGCCCGTGGCATCCCTGGAATGTTTGGAGCATCTGGTCAGATTGGAAACACAGGACTTAaag GAAAGAGAGGGGCAAAGGGACAGAGAGGAGATCCAGGTAAACCTCACCCAGGACCACCAGGAGTTCCAGGAATACAAG